A single window of Oreochromis aureus strain Israel breed Guangdong linkage group 7, ZZ_aureus, whole genome shotgun sequence DNA harbors:
- the LOC116315773 gene encoding lamin-B1-like, whose protein sequence is MNEASANMAQGELRESALKIESLTAQLVDLQKETDGWRERIAELEAALVKEKNTSRKMLADKEREVAEIQAKMQQQLHEYEELFDIKLALDMEINIYRKLLEGEEERLKLSQSSSSHVTMSRDSSSSGSVCNTQGKRKRVDIGEQKASSSMSKVHTASATGPIYIDEIDRGGKFICLHNSGTERVPHTAKTACLIM, encoded by the exons ATGAATGAAGCATCAGCTAACATGGCTCAGGGGGAGCTCAGAGAGTCTGCCCTTAAGATCGAGAGCCTCACCGCGCAGCTAGTTGATCTGCAGAAGGAG ACTGATGGTTGGCGTGAACGTATAGCAGAGCTGGAGGCAGCATtggtaaaggaaaaaaacacgaGCCGCAAAATGCTAGCAGACAAAGAACGTGAGGTGGCTGAGATCCAAGCAAAGATGCAGCAGCAACTTCATGAGTATGAGGAGTTGTTTGATATTAAACTTGCTCTGGACATGGAAATAAACATCTATCGTAAGCTTctggaaggagaagaagaaag gcTAAAGCTGTCTCAAAGTTCTTCATCTCATGTAACCATGTCTCGAGACTCATCCAGCAGTGGAAGTGTGTGCAACACTCAGGGAAAGCGGAAGCGCGTTGACATAGGGGAACAAAAAGCCAGCAGTTCAATGTCAAAAGTGCACACTGCCTCAGCCACAGGACCCATCTATATTGACGAGATTGACAGAGGTGGCAAATTCATCTGCCTTCATAACAGTGGAACTGAG AGAGTGCCTCACACTGCCAAGACAGCCTGCTTAATCATGTGA